A stretch of Pseudophryne corroboree isolate aPseCor3 chromosome 9, aPseCor3.hap2, whole genome shotgun sequence DNA encodes these proteins:
- the IER5 gene encoding immediate early response gene 5 protein, whose translation MQREAAAEPEGRETHPGLGFRLEAHRIVSISLGKIYHSRVQRGGIKLHKNLMVSLVLRSAQQVYLSQTPEELHPDYALYQGPQDCRGPESCSCSGAEERPEGDPACELRETRTCPAPRPCRQEDAAHSPHGGPCCSCPLSDSSRACPTPHPQSREPEVDHPEPPSPCCRKRSGGSTPDGPATKRARREQREQEVPEPGEEVEEEMETENVANLISIFGSSFSGLLTKEPGAEGSAEPGQEVQELDSAAPTGQSCSEPAISASITPWSTAIEAF comes from the coding sequence ATGCAACGCGAAGCCGCAGCCGAGCCGGAAGGCAGAGAGACGCACCCCGGGCTGGGCTTCCGCCTGGAGGCGCACCGCATCGTCAGCATCTCGCTGGGGAAGATCTACCACTCCCGGGTGCAGCGCGGCGGCATCAAGCTGCACAAGAACCTGATGGTGTCGCTGGTACTGCGGAGCGCCCAGCAGGTGTACCTGAGCCAGACCCCCGAGGAGCTGCACCCGGACTACGCGCTCTACCAGGGCCCGCAGGACTGCAGGGGGCCGGAGAGCTGCTCATGCAGCGGCGCGGAAGAACGGCCGGAGGGGGACCCTGCGTGTGAGCTGCGGGAGACCCGGACCTGTCCCGCACCTCGGCCGTGCCGACAGGAGGACGCTGCCCACTCCCCCCACGGTGGTCCCTGCTGCTCCTGCCCGCTGTCCGACTCCAGCCGAGCCTGCCCGACCCCGCACCCGCAGAGCCGGGAACCCGAAGTCGATCACCCGGAGCCTCCCAGTCCTTGCTGCCGAAAGAGAAGCGGGGGGAGCACGCCGGACGGTCCGGCCACCAAGCGGGCCCGGCGGGAGCAGAGGGAGCAGGAGGTGCCGGAGCCcggggaggaggtggaggaggagatggagacgGAAAACGTGGCCAATCTTATCAGTATCTTCGGCTCCAGTTTCTCGGGACTGCTGACCAAGGAGCCGGGAGCGGAGGGGTCTGCTGAGCCGGGGCAGGAGGTGCAGGAACTGGACTCtgctgcccccacaggacagagctGCAGCGAGCCGGCCATCAGCGCCAGCATCACCCCCTGGAGCACGGCCATAGAGGCCTTCTGA